Sequence from the Desulfovibrio sp. UIB00 genome:
CCGTCTTAGCGGCTTGAGAGGCCGCTGATCTTAATTTTCCATAACTATCATTAATTTTTATTATCTTTCATTTTCAAATAGATAACAAATTAACACTTGCATCTAGTCACATCTTTTGGCAACTAGCAATACATAAAAGGTTGGAAATAAGGTTGGAATTTTTGGATAGGAGAAGTCACTATGGCAGTACGCACACGCATGAAGACGAATTACCCGGGGGTCTTTTACCGAATTGCCCAACGAAAAGGTCGGCCAGGCGAGGAGCGCATATATTACATTGTCTTTAAGCAGGACGGCAAGGTTATTGAGGAAAAAGTGGGGAGACAGTACGCTGATGACATGACTCCCGCACGAGCATCTGGCATCAGGGCTGAGCGCATAGAAGGCAAACGTCTATCTCGCAAAGAAATTCGCCAAGCGACACTTGCGGCCAAGACGGCAGAAGCTGCCAAACCGACTATCGCTAGATTGTGGGATCAGTATCAACAAGCATTTCCAGACAGAAAGGATACGAAAACAGACAGATTGCGCTTCAACCTCCATTTGCAAGATATATTTAAAGACAAAATTCCTAATGAAATCACAACCATTGATGTTGACAAACTCCGCCACAAACTTCTGAAAACGGGCAGAAGCCCACAAACAACAAAGCACGTCCTTGCTCTGCTCCGCCGTGTAATCATGTTCGGCGTAAAAAAAGGGCTATGTGCAGCACCAGACCCTTCAAAACTTCACTTTGAGATGCCCAAGGTTGATAATCAAAAAACGGAAAGCTTTACCGCAGATCAGCTAAAAAAATACTTGGAAGCAATTGACAGGGAGCCTGATCAAGATGCTGCAGCATTCTTACGCCTTGCATTAGTTACGGGAATGCGTAAAGGCGCTCTGATGGCACTGCGATGGACCGATATTGATTATGAAAACGGATTTATTTTGTTGCGAGGCGAGGTTGCGAAGAAAGGCAAATCAGAGCGTATCCCCCTTTCACGCGCAGCACGGGCTATTTTGCAAAACATTTCTTCAACCGAGAGCCCTTTCGTTTTTCCGGGAAAAGGCGGTGAACAACGCAAAGATTTCCGAAAAATTGCTGTACGAGTAAAACAACATGCGGGGCTTCCAGACGACTTTCGCCCTCTCCATGGATTACGTCATGCATATGCTTCGCTCCTTGCCTCCAGCGGCAAGGTCGACCTATACACATTGCAGAAGTTGTTGACGCATTCCAGTCCGCAAATGACGCAGAGGTACGCCCATCTCGCCGATGAGGCGATGCAACGGGCAGCAAACGTCGCTGACGAAATTTACGATATGGACACCAATGGGAGTGACGCTTGCTTATCAAACAGGCTCGCTACAGACCTATCTAATGACTAGCATCTCAAGACCCCCATGCATTGCAGGTGCTCTTTGCACACTCAATTTTGATTACCCCAACTGATCTAAATAAAACAATCTACATTTCCCCCTATGAGGATACTCCCATCTGTAAGAGCATATCTTTCACAATTTCCTCTTTATTAGTTTCATTTATCTCCCTAAGAATTCTTGCCTTTATGTAAGGAATTCCATTCGCTCTCGCGATGGATTCAAATTTATCCAGCTTTCCACTAATAAATTTATCGTTAGCTGGCAGCCCCTGCTCACGATCTGGCCATAATTTCTCGTGTATTTTTTTCCAGTTATTTCCTTCTATCGCCATCCGGTAGGCTTTGATTATTATTGTAGTCACGCTATCAACATCATCCCTCTCCAAGTCATCACACTTTTGAAGCATATAACTTCGTGGATCTTGTTTAATCGCGCTTATTGCAATCTCGAGTGATACTTCTTTTTCAATTTCGCTTTCATCAAAGACTAATTTTTCTATATATCTAAAAAATTTCTTCCGTATTTTTCCTTCATCTTCAATGAATTTGAAAAACTTTTTGTACTCTTCATATTCAAAAATAAAAAAATCATCCTCTATCTGCAATGGTTTTAAACATGATTCATCTTCTATATTAAAGTAATCAACTGCATACTGCTGTAAATAAGAATACAAACTATTGATTTTTTGCATATATATATTATTTTTTCGATTAGATTCATCAATAATGATTTTACACAATATGCCTACAAATGGACTCGTAATAATCCGTATGACGTTTTCATCATATTCTGACAAAACATATTTACTGTTTCCAAAGCTGTCTTGAACTTTTTTTATATTCAACTTCGTTATGCAATTCTTTATACCACCACATTGGTAACCATTTAACTCTATGTATTTTAAATCAATTTCACCTTCTTTTTCTTTCAGTTCAAAAAAAATAAGGTCATTATCATAAAGTCTTATTTGATTAACATTTTCACGCCTAAATATGTTATTTACATTATTTTTATTATAATACAACAAATAAACACCATTCATACATCCTATTTCAATCTCATTAATACCATTACGCCACTCATTTTCTATCCTATTAGATTCATTAACAAGAAATTCAATTGATTCATTGCAATTTTTAAAGCTTATTTCATCATTTTTACACTCTTTTATTCTTTTTCCAACATGCAACTTAAAGTTTTCTTTAGTGTTTTTTTCAATTGCAACAATACTAGAACTATTCATTGATTTAATAATAAAGATTATATTTTCTGTGAATTTAAATTTTATATTACACTGGCTCGAAGCAAGAATTGGGCGCCAATCTTCAGAGCAATAAGCTTTCAAACGTCCCTTGTGGCAAAGCTCTGCCAACTTCGAAACAGCGATGCCAAACTTTTCGCAAATCAACCTTCCAGATCGTAAATTCGCAATCCCCATCTGACCAACTCCTACAGTTTGTAATCCCTAGGTAAGCATAGATTCGTATAACTATCCACAACAATACAACAAATAAAAAAAATCCCCAGTTAGTTGGAAAGAAGAATAACAGTGCCGGGTCATTTGTCAGCTGCTAGTATGCAATCAACTTACTTGAAGGAGGTGATTGCAAATGCAGGCAGAAACTCAAGCCAATCAGCCCCGTTGGCTTACTGAAAAACAGGTCGCAATGCTCACAGGCATAAGTTGTTCGTCGCTCCAAAAGCAGCGCTTTAAAGGCACGGGTTTCCCTTATGTGAAAGTCGGCACTCGGCTTGTTCGTTATTCAGAGGCTGACATCGCTAAGTACATGCAGGCGCACAAAATCGAGACGGGCAACTAACCACCCCCTCATCACTACCGGTGGGAATGAGGATGCTTCCAATAACTGTTGCCAAATGAACAGACTGTCAACTATGGGTCAACGCGATTAATCAACAGAGCCTGAAATACTTAAAGCTGGGCTACTCAATATTACATAACACCGTTATCCCGTTAGATGAACGGCCGATCAATCATGCGCCCAATCGCAGCAGCGCTGCCGAGGGCGCTCATAAGGAGATCAACTTTGAACGACCACAACGAAAAAGAACAGGCCTCAATAAGCAGCCATACTGCTCGTGCCGCTGAAACGAGTAAATCCGATTTTGCCACATCCATACGACAAAAAAACGCAACCGGCTTTCTGCCTCTGAAAAAATGGCAAAATGCAAGGCCGTTGCTGACGATTACCGCGCGGGACATCCGGGTCTTGCTATCATGCTGCGTCAGGGTCTGAGCAAATCGCAGTTCACAGAAATCTTGGCGGACCTCTTCATGAAAGACAATCTTACTCCAATGGCCCCGGCATATGAGGTCGTCACTGTGTCTACTGCGATCAAAGCCTTATCACCGTTTGCAGAAAATGACTCAGGGTATGTCCGGGTGGAGTATACTGACGACGGTGCAACCTTAACGCAATACAGCAAGGAGGACTAGGATGAGTACAATCAATGAGACTGGCACCATCCCGAGTCTTGAGGGCAAGACTGTCGATGTGGAAATTCTTCCACTGGAATTTTCGACGACTGGTTTCGGTGCCCCAATTAGCGACACAGTCGAAAAGGTGCTTCTTTCTGCTCTGAAAAATATCGCGGCTACCTCTCGAGAAAAGCTCGATAGGGTGAGTACGATTAGCATTAAGACGAGATATCGGTTTGAGGTTGTCCCTGAGGATTCGGAAATTTCTATTTCCCTGAAGAGCTAACGCCAAGCTACCTGGCGGGAGACTCGCTTCCGCCAGGTGCTTGCAACAAGGAGGAATTTTATGAGTTATGATGGCCTTGTCGATTTCGCCGAGAAAAATGGAGGGGGAGCTAGAATGGGTTTTGGGCCCAATGCTGTCCTCCCGCAAAATAACGTTCCCCTGCCATCTGGACAAAATTTTCTCCGGGCTTCACCTGCACCGAGCAATACGGAGTTTCCCCAGACCGAGTCGCATAGATTTCACTTTCAAGGTCATACCTCTGTGGATCCTCTTGAAGTGTTGGAGCGGGCGAACCGGTGTTGCAAAGCAGCAAAAGAATACAAAAGAAACGCGGAAGAAAATGAGCGCAAAAATCGCATCTACCGATATCAATCGAGGTTAAGTAGGGTTCAAATTACTCCGATCGAAAATTTATCTCTAGACTGGCAGATCCCATTCTCTATGCCACATGGTATACGCACTACCGCAAATTACCTTTCTAGTGTCACTGGCCTGCAGCCTCTTGGAATAGCATATGCCATAATGGGAGCCGTTTCCATTGCAACGTGGGGCAGGGTTTCCATCAAGCTAGATGATTCTTGGTCTGAACCTGCTGTTGATATGTTGCTGCAAGTCTCCAGCGCTGGCACAAGAAAGTCTTCACTTGCAAGCCATCTTCGTGAACCATTCGATCTGTTTTGCGCTCAACTTAACGAAACCCATGAGGAACGCTCAAGGAATGTCAAAGAGAAGAAGCGGCTGACTGCAAAGGCAACGGAACGTCGGTCAAGGACGATAATTGAAGCTGCGCTTAAGGAAGGGGCTGCGATGGGGCAGAAAAACGAGTTGGCTATTCTGCAACGAGCTATTGACGAAGCAGCGCAATTCAATAGCAACCTAGCACAAGCTGTGGAGATTTCCCCTAGGGTCCAGTTATTGGTAGATAAGGCCACACCTTTTCAGCTAGCGGCCACTCTTAGTGAGCAGGGTGAATGTCAAGGGTGTATAACCGCTGAAGGCAATATGGTCATAAGCAAGATGGTTTGTTCGCCAGAGTCTGCAAACCTATTTCTTCGGGGTCACACGCAGGAACCGTACATATACGAAAATGCCAAGAGACAAATCAATTTGACACATCCTGCGTTGCCAATGATCAACCTAGTGCAGCCTGTTGTGGCCTGTAAGTTGTATGGCAACGACACCTTGAATGAAAATGGCGTAACTGCTCGTTTTATACCGTTTTTTCACTCCAGTGTGCAAAATGCCAATTTTGGATTTAATGTGAAAGATTGTCTTACGACATATAGATCAAAGATAACAGACCTCCTCCAAATTTTTCACACGCAAAATAAAAATGCCGACCGCTATGAAGTTGGCGTATCCCCAGAAGCGCTAGAACTTGTGAAAGAATTTGAGCATGATATTCGCATGAACGAGATCCAACGTATGCCTGAAGATGCAGCTCCTTGTATGCTGAAGGCACATGGACAAGCAGTGCGCTTTGCATGGGATATTCATGCATGGAATAACGAGCAACCGCATTTACATCTCATCAGCGCCAAAGAAATGCAGGCAGGGATTGACCTGGTTCGCGCTTCTTTTACGCATATCAATCACGCTTACAGCCCCTCTGGATTGATCGCTTACAGCGTTGCAAGAAGAATCATTGAAAGCTTAATCCATATCAATGATAGCTGGGAACGGGGTAAGCTCATAACGGAGGGGATAGACTCGACAACTCTACAGCAACGCGTTGGAAGTAAGTCTAAAGAGGTAAACAACGCGCTACGGTTACTTGAAGCACATAACTATTTAGCTGTATACGACGATGCCACAAACAATCTGAAGGTCATTCTGCATCACAATTTCTATCGCTGTGCATAATTTTAGAAAAGTGCTTAATTGTCCAATCGCGTACACCAAAAGGCGTCTAGGTTTTTGGCCTAGACGCCTTTTTTGTCTAATTTCCAGGCAAAATCGACGTGTTATTCCTATTTGAAGCTGCCTTATCCACAAACATCGAGGGGCATGACTATGCATAGAGCATAATATTACAATCATTGCGAAAAAGAAACTCGGCATCATTGTCGGCCATCATGAAATAAACTTTGTCGCATAATATATTATGCTGATTTTTATTAATGATATTATTTTTAAGCCCTGCATATACGAATACACCAAATCACAATTACCCCGGAAAATAATAGTATCTTAATAATAAATACAGTCTTAAGTTCATATTTAAAATGAATAAATCAATCATATCCATCAAACAGTCATTAGTAAAAAAAATACATCATTGATCATCTCTTGCTAAAAAGACATGTTACACTTGGATATGCATTACCCAAATGCATATCCAAGTTATTAATTATTTAACAAGATAAATACAATGAACATTTTAAATTTGGATATATACAATGCAAAGCGCCACAACATCAAGTACGTATCGTGGATACACAATCAACACAGGTAAACACAATAATCTTCCATGCAACACTAAAACATTAGATCAACTAACTGACAACATTGAGCACATGACATTAAATCACTCTAAGGTTCTTGCTGTAAGACTTGATATACATTCAGAGAAAAATTCAGGAAGAACACTGACACGAAGAGAAGTCACACGTGCAATTGAAAACACTAAGAGAAATATCAATACAAAGTTTAAATCTTCAAAGAATAAGCCAGATCTCAAAGTCATTGTAGCAACAGAACAAACATCAGCAGAGTCTAACCCGCATTACCATGCCATGATATTTGCCAATGGCAATGCAATACAAAATGGGTACTCAATTTATGCAGAACTTAATGAACAAGTGAAGAACAAGCTTGATACCGATAACGATGGCCTTGTTCATTTTTCTGAGAGTAACGGACGGAAGGGCATAATGATCGATAGGAACTCTGATGATTTTGAACATCAGAAGAATAAAGCAGTTTATGCTGGGAGTTATCTGGCTAAAACAAGATCCAAGGAGCACAATCCCAAAGGGTCAAGAGTGTCATCCTCATCCATGATAAATGATAATATTTATACACAAGAGGCAAATATTAGGTCAAACTAAGACATAATTAAACAGCACAAATAACCACAATCTAAATGCAATAAGCACAATACAACTACGACATCAAAAAAAGACAGCAATCAACATGTAAAAAATGAACGTTTTATAACGTGTACCATATCATTCCCCGAATTGAGTACGTTATCCACTACCCACAGTCGCTAAAGCAATTTTATCAAATTATTTTTTAATGAATCATGTTTAATTACCATTTTCAGCAGATGCCAACGGGACTCAGTTTATTACCTTAGCGTACCTAGACTGCAAAAACTTGATTTCTGCCTCCATTTTTTGCAGCATACAACGCCTTATCGGCCCGCATCAACAAGTCATCGAATTTTTTATCTTTCATAGTGAGCGTTGCAATTCCTATACTTATTGTAAATCTGACAGTAACATTTTCATCGGAAGCAACACAAACATCATTTTGGATATACTCACGTAGACGTTCTGCGATCACAACAGCGCCATTCAAGTCAGTCTCTGGCAATATTATTACAAATTCTTCCCCACCAATACGCCCCACCACATCCTGAATTCTGGTGATGCCTGACATGGCATTGGCAAGAGCCTGGATGGCCCTGTCACCGGTCGGATGCCCCCATTGATCGTTAACAGACTTGAACTTGTCGATATCAATCATTGCTATCGACAATGGCCTTTTATATCTGAGACTGAGTAATACGTTTTGTTCCCCCTCTAAAACCAGTCGACGGCGATTTGCAACACCTGTGAGGTGATCCGTTGTTGCCAATGCGCGAACATCATCCCGTTGCTTTAATGTCAATAAATGAGCGCGCAGTGCAAGCATATACAGCAATATCATGCCAAGAAATCCCCCAAAAAGCTGAAGCACTCGGCTTTTCCATTCATTCAAACTATCATCTAGATCGAAACCTACAACACATAAAAGAGGAATATTCTCTACATTGCTGACACCGTAAGCCCGCATGCGATTATCCAGTGGAGAAATAGCAACAAAGTTCGAAGCAGAACGCGCGTCAGTAATAATTGGCATATTGCTTGATGGTATCGCCGTTTCACCAAGGCTCGCAGAATCCGGGGGATTGAGTGCCAACACTCGAGCATTGCCATCAATCACTGCCAACACATCATGCGGGCTAAGGGGAAAAGACAAAAGCCAATTTTGGAGCTCATCAAAATGGAAAGCTGCCGCAGCACCGCCCAAAAAACGGCCTTCGGATGAAACATGAGATCTGGAGACGAGTATTGCAGGAGTGAGTGAGATGGATTCATCAGCTGGTTGGTACTGAAGGCGCATGCGATCTTCAGTTTTAGGCTGGCGAACCATACAAAATGACAAATTGCCACTCATGCCATTAGGTAACGGTTCTGCCGACACGCGAACCTTACAGTCACTATCAAACAAAAACAGGTTGAAGGCACTGGGTATAGTAGCCATTTTTTTGGCAAGCCAAGGAGTATACCGCTGGCATTCTGGAACATTATCTGCACACGTTACAACTTTCTCTGGTCGGATTTTGTCGAGAATGTCACGAAGGACGTAATCGGCAGATACAACGGTCGTTCCAAACCATTGGCTCATAAATTGACTTTGCTGGGAGGCGAGGTCCAGTTTTTCTTGTATAATCTTGGTTCTCCTCTCAACCAAGTCCAGCCCCAAATCAATAGACACACCAATAATAATCGCAAGTATTGTACCATAAATACAAACCGTTGATAGTTTGGTGTGTCCGAAGTGTGACATAATTGAATCCACCTCAAAAGATTTTCATACAAGCAATCGCATGATTTATTTTATAACTTCAGATGTTAATCAAATTCTCATTCCTTGACTGATATATTTATTTCATAAAAGGTCTATATATTTATTATTACAGAGGTTTATATTTGATATTTATTTTAATACAGTAGTTCCATGGGAAAGAACTCGGTGTGTCTACCGGCCATCACCCCTATTTACATCAGCACTGCAAAATGTTTTTCTGCTTAAACACTTTTCATAAATTGTTACAACATAAAACAAACAAGCAATATAAAGAACGGTGCTAGCGCTTTTCTTGCACCAGTTTGGCCGAGATTTCGCCATTCAGCGAGTGGTCTTCACCAGAAACTGACAGCACAGGGCTACCCTTGGCAAAATTTATTTTGCTGAGGTCTACCCAAAACATATTGGGCGATTCGGCAGCCTGAAAAAAGTAATACAGATTGGTAGAATCGGCCAGCGTAGTCCACAAGGTTGGCCAGGTATCTTCAGACCCAACCATGCTTGATGTATTTTCCGAACCTTTGGGAACAGAGACCGTTTTGGCAATGCCATAAGCCATGGCCAACGCATCGCGCGTATCTTTGGGCGCAGGAGTTGTTTTAAGAAAAGCTGACGCGCGAAGAAACCGGCTTGCAGGGTCAATATCGCCAGGCAATGACTCAGAGCCGCCAAAATACTTGTAGCGCTTCATGTTGTTGAGCTGCCAGGCGAGAGGTGGTTCGTTTGTCATGACATTTGACTCACTCCCATGGTGTACAACCATGGTTCCATCCACAAATTCAATCACGGCCGAGTCGCCCGATGCATCAGAGATTGATATGTGCAGAGGCCAGGTTCGACCGGCCACCTGTTCGGAAACAACCTGTGTCTTATTAAGGGATTCCAGCGCTTCCTTCACAGAGGCCGAGGTATCCAGAAGGAACTGAAGCACCATGGCGTTGGACACACCGGGGCGATTATCGCGAGCTTCATATTTTGTTTCGTGCAGATACAGCAGATTGGCCACAAAGCCTTTTTCATTGATGCCGTCAGAGGTTCCCGCCCCCAGTGAAGACACTGTAACGCTTCCGTACTTTGATATCCAATTATGCGACTGCCCCACCGTAACCGCGCCATTTCTTTCCATGCCTTGCGGATAAACCACAATTTTTGCGTGATCAGGTATGTACAGATCCATGGTACGGGCAACAACATGGTGCGGCCCATGGTTAAACAAAATGCGCGAACAGGCACTGGCAGGCGTGGCATTCAGCCCAAGGCACAAACTGGAGGCGATAACTGCGGCAGCAAGAGCTCGATTTGTAAGCATAACCATCTCCCCGTTAATAGTTTTGCAGCACATCAGCAACTCGCAGAATGCTACCTCACAAGCACTAAAACCAGATGGTCACACGTGTAACCCGTGAGGAAAAAACGCTTTTAGGCATGGTCAGGCGTACACTCGGCAGCCTTTTGTCCGGCCTTAATTTTTTGCGCATACCCAACAACAACCAGGAAAAAGAGCGGGGTAAAATACACGCCAAGGCCAGTCGCAGTCAGCATGCCCGTCATCACCACAGTGCCCAGGGCCTGCTGCGCACCAGCACCAGCCCCAGAGCTTATGGCCAGGGGAATCACGCCAAGAATAAAACAGAGTGAGGTCATGATAATGGGACGCAGGCGCGATTGCGAAGCTTCAAGGGTTGCCTGCATCAGACTTTTTCCAGCCTCGTTCTGAGCCTTGGCAAACTCCACAATCAAAATGGAGTTTTTGGCCGAAAGACCCACAATAGTCAGCAGAGCAATCTGAAAATAGACGTCGTTGTGCAGATTGCGGGCATAAGCCCCGGCAAGCGCGCCAATTACCCCCGTGGGCACTGCCAGCAAGACAGACAGGGGCACGGTCCAGCTTTCGTACAGGGCAGCTAGGCTCAGAAAAACAACAAGCAGCGAAATACTGTACAGCATGGGGGCTTGATTGCCAGAAAGAAGTTCCTGATACGAAAGCCCTGTCCAGGCAACATCAAACCCGGCAGGCAGATCCTTTGCGCTGTTTTCCATGGCCCGCATAGCTTGCCCAGAGCTTTTGCCGCGGGCAGCCTCGCCTTCGATTTTTACCGAAGGCACGCCCTGGTATCTGGTCAGCTTAGGCGATGCTGTAATAGACTTTGCATCAATAAAACTGGAGAAAGGAACCATCTCTCCCTTGAAATTTCTGATATAGTAACGGTTAAAATCTGCAATGCTGGTTCTGAAAGCGGGTTCAGCCTGAAGATAAACCTTCTTCGTGCGCCCCTTATCGATGAAATCGTTGATATACTCACCGCCCCAGTATGCGCCAATGGCATCATTAACCACTGACAGGTCAAGATCCATTGCTCCGATTCTATTGTTATCAATCTGAAGCTGGTACTGTTCGGCATCATCCAGGCCGCTATAGCGGGCGTATGCTATGCCATCCTGCCGCATGGCGCGTTCGAGTAAAGAATCCTTGGCAGCCATAAGCTCTTCATGACCCCGGTTGGCGCGGTCCATAAGCTCCATGTTAAAACCGGTGGAGTTGCCAAGCTCCATAACAGCCGGGGGGGCCATAACGTAAATCTGTGCTTCAGGAATGCTGGAAAACCTGTCGTTGGCACGGGCCAGCAGATCAAAAACACCCTGGCCTGCTCCGCGTTGGCTCCAGTCTTTCAGCTGGGCAAAGGCCATGCCAGAGGCCTGCCCTGTGCCGCTAAATCCCCAGCCCATTACAGTAAACACATTCTGCACGGTGTCTTTTTCTTCCAGACGAAAGTAGTCTTCAATCTGCTCAAGCACCTTGGCGGTGCGCTCAAATGAGGCCCCAGGCGGCAGCTGGATATCCAGAAAAAGCATACCCTGATCTTCGTCCGGCAAAAAAGCGGAAGGCAGGCGCATCATCAAAAAACCGCACAGAGCCAATCCCAGGCCGAAAACAATCACCCAGCGCAGGGGCTTGCGCAGCA
This genomic interval carries:
- a CDS encoding diguanylate cyclase, with protein sequence MSHFGHTKLSTVCIYGTILAIIIGVSIDLGLDLVERRTKIIQEKLDLASQQSQFMSQWFGTTVVSADYVLRDILDKIRPEKVVTCADNVPECQRYTPWLAKKMATIPSAFNLFLFDSDCKVRVSAEPLPNGMSGNLSFCMVRQPKTEDRMRLQYQPADESISLTPAILVSRSHVSSEGRFLGGAAAAFHFDELQNWLLSFPLSPHDVLAVIDGNARVLALNPPDSASLGETAIPSSNMPIITDARSASNFVAISPLDNRMRAYGVSNVENIPLLCVVGFDLDDSLNEWKSRVLQLFGGFLGMILLYMLALRAHLLTLKQRDDVRALATTDHLTGVANRRRLVLEGEQNVLLSLRYKRPLSIAMIDIDKFKSVNDQWGHPTGDRAIQALANAMSGITRIQDVVGRIGGEEFVIILPETDLNGAVVIAERLREYIQNDVCVASDENVTVRFTISIGIATLTMKDKKFDDLLMRADKALYAAKNGGRNQVFAV
- a CDS encoding DUF3987 domain-containing protein, producing the protein MSYDGLVDFAEKNGGGARMGFGPNAVLPQNNVPLPSGQNFLRASPAPSNTEFPQTESHRFHFQGHTSVDPLEVLERANRCCKAAKEYKRNAEENERKNRIYRYQSRLSRVQITPIENLSLDWQIPFSMPHGIRTTANYLSSVTGLQPLGIAYAIMGAVSIATWGRVSIKLDDSWSEPAVDMLLQVSSAGTRKSSLASHLREPFDLFCAQLNETHEERSRNVKEKKRLTAKATERRSRTIIEAALKEGAAMGQKNELAILQRAIDEAAQFNSNLAQAVEISPRVQLLVDKATPFQLAATLSEQGECQGCITAEGNMVISKMVCSPESANLFLRGHTQEPYIYENAKRQINLTHPALPMINLVQPVVACKLYGNDTLNENGVTARFIPFFHSSVQNANFGFNVKDCLTTYRSKITDLLQIFHTQNKNADRYEVGVSPEALELVKEFEHDIRMNEIQRMPEDAAPCMLKAHGQAVRFAWDIHAWNNEQPHLHLISAKEMQAGIDLVRASFTHINHAYSPSGLIAYSVARRIIESLIHINDSWERGKLITEGIDSTTLQQRVGSKSKEVNNALRLLEAHNYLAVYDDATNNLKVILHHNFYRCA
- a CDS encoding linear amide C-N hydrolase yields the protein MCCKTINGEMVMLTNRALAAAVIASSLCLGLNATPASACSRILFNHGPHHVVARTMDLYIPDHAKIVVYPQGMERNGAVTVGQSHNWISKYGSVTVSSLGAGTSDGINEKGFVANLLYLHETKYEARDNRPGVSNAMVLQFLLDTSASVKEALESLNKTQVVSEQVAGRTWPLHISISDASGDSAVIEFVDGTMVVHHGSESNVMTNEPPLAWQLNNMKRYKYFGGSESLPGDIDPASRFLRASAFLKTTPAPKDTRDALAMAYGIAKTVSVPKGSENTSSMVGSEDTWPTLWTTLADSTNLYYFFQAAESPNMFWVDLSKINFAKGSPVLSVSGEDHSLNGEISAKLVQEKR
- a CDS encoding helix-turn-helix domain-containing protein, with the protein product MQAETQANQPRWLTEKQVAMLTGISCSSLQKQRFKGTGFPYVKVGTRLVRYSEADIAKYMQAHKIETGN
- a CDS encoding inovirus-type Gp2 protein → MQSATTSSTYRGYTINTGKHNNLPCNTKTLDQLTDNIEHMTLNHSKVLAVRLDIHSEKNSGRTLTRREVTRAIENTKRNINTKFKSSKNKPDLKVIVATEQTSAESNPHYHAMIFANGNAIQNGYSIYAELNEQVKNKLDTDNDGLVHFSESNGRKGIMIDRNSDDFEHQKNKAVYAGSYLAKTRSKEHNPKGSRVSSSSMINDNIYTQEANIRSN
- a CDS encoding site-specific integrase — encoded protein: MAVRTRMKTNYPGVFYRIAQRKGRPGEERIYYIVFKQDGKVIEEKVGRQYADDMTPARASGIRAERIEGKRLSRKEIRQATLAAKTAEAAKPTIARLWDQYQQAFPDRKDTKTDRLRFNLHLQDIFKDKIPNEITTIDVDKLRHKLLKTGRSPQTTKHVLALLRRVIMFGVKKGLCAAPDPSKLHFEMPKVDNQKTESFTADQLKKYLEAIDREPDQDAAAFLRLALVTGMRKGALMALRWTDIDYENGFILLRGEVAKKGKSERIPLSRAARAILQNISSTESPFVFPGKGGEQRKDFRKIAVRVKQHAGLPDDFRPLHGLRHAYASLLASSGKVDLYTLQKLLTHSSPQMTQRYAHLADEAMQRAANVADEIYDMDTNGSDACLSNRLATDLSND